From Oncorhynchus tshawytscha isolate Ot180627B unplaced genomic scaffold, Otsh_v2.0 Un_scaffold_339_pilon_pilon, whole genome shotgun sequence, the proteins below share one genomic window:
- the LOC112237592 gene encoding claudin-11-like, translating to MANSCLQLSGFVMSCIGWVGILIATATNDWVVTCKYGMNTCKKMDELGAKGLWAECVISTALYHCISLTQILDLPAYIQTSRALMITGSLLGLPAVGMVLTATPCISLGDEPQSAKNKRSLLGGVLILLVALCGGVSTVWFPIGAHQDQGLMSFGFSLYAGWVGTAFCLLGGAMITCCSTEPSQHYNHHDNNRFYYSKGQGPGNPVPPSTNHAKSAHV from the exons ATGGCGAACAGCTGTCTCCAGCTCAGCGGTTTTGTGATGAGTTGTATCGGCTGGGTCGGGATCCTTATCGCCACGGCCACCAACGACTGGGTAGTGACATGTAAATATGGCATGAACACCTGCAAGAAGATGGACGAGTTAGGAGCCAAGGGCCTGTGGGCTGAATGTGTCATTTCAACTGCCCTCTATCACTGTATATCACTGACACAGATATTGGACCTACCGG CATACATCCAGACGTCGAGGGCGTTGATGATAACTGGATCCCTCCTGGGGCTGCCTGCAGTGGGGATGGTCCTAACAGCCACGCCCTGCATCTCTCTGGGTGATGAGCCTCAGTCAGCCAAGAACAAACGATCCCTACTTGGGGGAGTTCTCATACTGCTAGTGG CTCTGTGTGGGGGGGTGTCCACAGTATGGTTTCCTATTGGAGCCCACCAGGACCAGGGACTCATGTCGTTTGGGTTCAGCCTGTACGCTGGCTGGGTGGGCACGGCCTTCTGTCTCCTGGGAGGGGCCATGATCACCTGCTGTTCTACTGAACCGTCCCAACACTACAATCACCATGACAACAACAGGTTCTACTACTCGAAAGGACAGGGGCCTGGCAACCCTGTTCCACCCTCCACTAACCACGCCAAGAGTGCCCATGTTTAG